The Thermobispora bispora DSM 43833 genome window below encodes:
- a CDS encoding propionyl-CoA synthetase, giving the protein MGKYHDVHAASLSDPEKFWLDAAQAVTWSRAPERALDDGNPPFYRWFPDGRLNTCYNALDRHVAAGHGDRTALIYDSPVTGNAARYTYAELLDEVARFAGVLRDLGVGKGDRVVIYMPMVPQTVVAMLACARLGAIHSVVFGGFAAKELTARIDDAAPKVLICASCGIEPTRVVPYKPIVDEAIAASARPPEKVIVLQRERLRAEMGERDLDWDELMAGAQPAPCVDLAATDPLYILYTSGTTGKPKGVVRDNGGHAVALSWSMAGIYGIGPGDVWWAASDVGWVVGHSYIVYAPLLVGATTVLYEGKPVGTPDAGAFWRVISQYGVKALFTAPTALRAIKKVDPDGREIAKYDLSGFRTLFLAGERLDPETYHWASAKLNVPVVDHWWQTETGWAVAANPVGVELLPIKPGSPTLPMPGYDVRVLGPDGAEVPRGTEGAICIRLPMPPGTLLTLWGDDQRYVESYLSRYPGFYLTGDSGYLDEDGYVYVMGRTDDIINVAGHRLSTGAMEAALAAHPAVAECAVIGVSDPLKGQVPKGFVVLKSGVEIDPDRLRDELIARVRQDIGAVAAFKEVVVVDALPKTRSGKILRKAMREIAAGKDIPVPSTIEDPAVLDRLRPLLRGRDA; this is encoded by the coding sequence ATGGGCAAGTACCACGACGTCCATGCGGCGAGCCTGTCCGACCCGGAGAAGTTCTGGCTGGACGCGGCACAGGCCGTGACGTGGTCGCGCGCCCCGGAACGCGCGCTGGACGACGGCAACCCGCCGTTCTACCGCTGGTTCCCGGACGGACGGCTCAACACCTGCTACAACGCGCTCGACCGGCACGTGGCGGCGGGGCACGGTGACCGCACCGCGCTCATCTACGACTCGCCGGTGACCGGGAACGCGGCCCGCTACACGTACGCCGAGCTCCTCGACGAGGTGGCCCGGTTCGCCGGGGTGCTGCGCGATCTCGGGGTCGGCAAGGGCGACCGCGTGGTGATCTACATGCCGATGGTGCCGCAGACGGTGGTCGCCATGCTGGCCTGCGCCCGGCTGGGGGCGATCCATTCGGTGGTGTTCGGCGGGTTCGCGGCCAAGGAGCTGACCGCCCGGATCGACGACGCCGCACCGAAGGTGCTGATCTGCGCCTCCTGCGGGATCGAGCCCACCCGGGTGGTGCCGTACAAGCCGATCGTGGACGAGGCGATCGCCGCGTCGGCGCGTCCGCCGGAGAAGGTCATCGTGCTGCAGCGCGAGCGCCTCCGCGCGGAGATGGGCGAGCGCGACCTCGACTGGGACGAGCTGATGGCGGGCGCGCAGCCGGCCCCCTGCGTGGACCTCGCCGCCACCGACCCGCTGTACATCCTCTACACCTCGGGCACCACCGGGAAGCCGAAGGGCGTGGTGCGGGACAACGGCGGGCACGCGGTGGCGCTGTCCTGGTCGATGGCCGGCATCTACGGCATCGGGCCGGGCGACGTCTGGTGGGCGGCGTCCGACGTCGGCTGGGTCGTCGGCCACTCCTACATCGTGTACGCGCCGCTGCTCGTCGGCGCGACCACCGTGCTGTACGAGGGCAAGCCGGTGGGCACACCGGACGCCGGCGCGTTCTGGCGGGTGATCTCCCAGTACGGGGTGAAGGCGCTGTTCACCGCGCCGACGGCGCTGCGGGCCATCAAGAAGGTGGACCCGGACGGGCGCGAGATCGCCAAGTACGACCTGTCCGGGTTCCGCACGCTGTTCCTCGCCGGGGAGCGGCTCGACCCGGAGACCTACCACTGGGCGTCCGCCAAGCTCAACGTGCCCGTCGTGGACCACTGGTGGCAGACCGAGACCGGGTGGGCGGTGGCCGCCAACCCGGTCGGTGTGGAGCTCCTTCCGATCAAGCCCGGGTCGCCCACGCTCCCGATGCCCGGGTACGACGTGCGGGTGCTCGGCCCGGACGGCGCGGAGGTGCCGCGGGGCACCGAGGGCGCGATCTGCATCCGGCTGCCGATGCCGCCCGGCACCCTCCTGACGCTGTGGGGCGACGACCAGCGCTACGTCGAGTCCTACCTGTCCCGGTACCCCGGCTTCTACCTCACCGGGGACAGCGGCTACCTCGACGAGGACGGATACGTGTACGTGATGGGCCGGACCGACGACATCATCAACGTGGCCGGCCACCGGCTCTCCACCGGGGCCATGGAGGCCGCGCTCGCCGCCCACCCGGCCGTGGCCGAATGCGCGGTGATCGGCGTCAGCGACCCGCTGAAGGGGCAGGTGCCGAAGGGCTTCGTGGTGCTGAAGTCCGGGGTGGAGATCGACCCCGACCGGCTCCGTGACGAGCTGATCGCCCGGGTGCGCCAGGACATCGGCGCGGTGGCCGCCTTCAAGGAGGTGGTCGTGGTCGACGCCCTCCCCAAGACGAGGTCCGGGAAGATCCTGCGCAAGGCGATGCGGGAGATCGCCGCCGGCAAGGACATCCCCGTGCCGTCCACGATCGAGGACCCGGCGGTGCTCGACCGGCTGCGCCCGCTGCTGCGCGGCCGGGACGCCTGA
- a CDS encoding dihydrolipoyl dehydrogenase family protein, whose translation MADAGDVFDVIVIGAGPAGETVAARVVRGGLTAAVVEERLAGGECSYYACIPSKALLRPVGLAAEVRRMPGLELRGAIDTAAVLARRDEAVSHLDDGGQVSWIESVPAVFVRGRGRLAGPLRVDVTRPEGGVRALRARHAVVIATGGDPLIPAIPGLREARPWTNREATSVRRVPKRLIVIGGGPVACEMAQALHALGAEETTMLVRGDCLLGRVEPFAGELLADSLRRSGIDLRFGCTPVRAERPVPGGPVTVHAGDGSVVEADEILVATGRVPAVAGIGLETVGLEGRGPITVDASMRAIGVPGGWLYAVGDVNGRNRLTHMGKYQARVCGDVIVARATGTPDDLPGLRDIADDLGAPQVIFTDPEICAVGRTESQARADGFRVRAVEYDMGAVAGAYLQADGYTGRAKAVVDEDRRVLLGVTFAGPGVADLLHAATIAVTAEIPLDRLWHAVPAFPTVSEIWLRLLEEYGL comes from the coding sequence ATGGCGGACGCGGGCGACGTCTTCGACGTGATCGTGATCGGCGCCGGTCCCGCCGGGGAGACCGTTGCCGCGCGCGTGGTACGCGGTGGCCTGACCGCGGCGGTCGTGGAGGAACGGCTCGCCGGCGGGGAGTGCTCCTACTACGCGTGCATCCCGAGCAAGGCGCTCCTGCGGCCCGTGGGGCTGGCGGCGGAGGTGCGCCGGATGCCCGGGCTGGAGCTGCGCGGCGCCATCGACACGGCCGCGGTGCTCGCCCGGCGGGACGAGGCCGTGTCCCATCTCGACGACGGCGGCCAGGTGAGCTGGATCGAGAGCGTCCCGGCGGTGTTCGTCCGCGGCCGGGGACGCCTGGCCGGGCCGCTGCGGGTCGACGTGACGAGGCCCGAGGGCGGCGTCCGGGCGCTGCGCGCCAGGCACGCGGTCGTGATCGCCACCGGCGGCGACCCGCTGATCCCCGCCATCCCCGGGCTGCGGGAGGCGCGCCCGTGGACGAACCGGGAGGCCACGAGCGTCCGGCGGGTGCCGAAGCGGCTGATCGTGATCGGCGGCGGGCCGGTCGCCTGTGAGATGGCCCAGGCGTTGCACGCCCTCGGGGCCGAGGAGACCACGATGCTCGTCCGCGGCGATTGCCTGCTCGGGCGGGTGGAGCCGTTCGCCGGGGAGCTGCTCGCCGACTCGCTCCGGCGGTCCGGCATCGACCTGCGGTTCGGGTGCACGCCGGTCCGCGCCGAACGCCCGGTTCCCGGCGGCCCGGTGACCGTGCACGCCGGCGACGGCTCGGTGGTGGAGGCGGACGAGATCCTCGTCGCCACCGGGCGCGTGCCGGCCGTGGCCGGCATCGGCCTGGAGACGGTGGGTCTGGAGGGGCGCGGCCCGATCACGGTGGACGCGAGCATGCGCGCGATCGGTGTCCCCGGCGGCTGGCTCTACGCGGTCGGCGACGTCAACGGGCGCAACCGGCTCACCCACATGGGCAAGTACCAGGCCCGGGTGTGCGGTGACGTGATCGTCGCCCGCGCCACGGGCACCCCCGACGACCTGCCCGGGCTCCGCGACATCGCCGACGACCTGGGCGCGCCCCAGGTGATCTTCACCGACCCGGAGATCTGCGCGGTCGGGCGCACGGAGTCCCAGGCCCGCGCGGACGGCTTCCGGGTGCGCGCCGTCGAATACGACATGGGCGCGGTCGCCGGCGCCTACCTCCAGGCCGACGGCTACACCGGCCGGGCCAAGGCGGTCGTCGACGAGGACCGCCGGGTGCTCCTCGGCGTCACCTTCGCCGGCCCGGGCGTCGCCGATCTGCTCCACGCGGCCACCATCGCGGTCACCGCCGAGATCCCCCTCGACCGGCTGTGGCACGCCGTCCCCGCCTTCCCGACCGTGAGCGAGATCTGGCTCCGCCTCCTGGAGGAGTACGGCCTGTGA
- a CDS encoding winged helix DNA-binding domain-containing protein — MLAEHWLGRPLAEKPSVHDLIRRYLAAFGPATVSDIRAWSGLTGLKEAIEPLRPHLRTFRDENGRELFDLPDAPLPDPDVPAPVRFLAALDNVVLSYHDRSRIVTEHQRKYAWIDATLTVDGFVRGLWAIKRAESTATLDIRLFEPLSKAEEAAVIAEGERLLRFGAADCDNHDIRFRPVEE; from the coding sequence GTGCTCGCCGAGCACTGGCTGGGCCGGCCGCTAGCCGAGAAGCCGTCGGTACACGACCTCATCCGGCGCTACCTGGCGGCCTTCGGCCCGGCCACGGTCAGCGACATACGGGCCTGGAGCGGGCTGACCGGGCTGAAGGAGGCCATCGAGCCGCTGCGACCGCACCTGCGCACCTTCCGGGACGAGAACGGCCGGGAGCTGTTCGACCTCCCTGATGCGCCACTCCCGGATCCGGACGTGCCCGCCCCGGTACGGTTCTTGGCCGCGCTCGACAACGTGGTGCTCAGCTACCACGACCGCTCCCGCATCGTGACCGAACACCAGCGCAAGTACGCCTGGATCGACGCCACACTGACCGTGGACGGCTTCGTGCGCGGCCTGTGGGCCATCAAGCGGGCCGAAAGCACCGCCACCCTGGACATCCGCCTGTTCGAACCGCTGTCCAAAGCGGAGGAGGCGGCCGTCATCGCCGAGGGCGAGCGACTGTTGCGCTTCGGCGCCGCCGACTGCGACAACCACGACATCCGTTTCCGCCCCGTCGAAGAGTGA
- a CDS encoding DNA glycosylase AlkZ-like family protein, which translates to MRTLTRRALNRATLERQLLLRRVDWPPLKVIEHLVGLQGQDPDPPYFGLWSRIEGFHIEDLTHLLHDRKVVRAMLLRGTQHLLAADDYLRFRPLFDKPLATLQNGVFRRQTAGIDLTELAQAARQIIGSGTVTRPELGKALAERWPGRDPVALARSAQHLLPVLHPPPMVCGDGAAPHRSCSPSTGWAGR; encoded by the coding sequence ATGCGGACCCTGACCCGCCGAGCGCTCAACCGGGCGACACTGGAACGCCAGCTGCTGTTGCGCCGGGTCGACTGGCCGCCCCTCAAGGTGATCGAGCACCTGGTCGGCCTGCAGGGCCAGGATCCCGACCCGCCCTACTTCGGCCTGTGGTCACGGATCGAGGGCTTTCACATCGAGGACCTGACCCACCTGCTGCATGACCGCAAGGTGGTGCGGGCGATGCTGCTCCGGGGCACCCAGCACCTGCTGGCCGCCGACGACTACCTGCGCTTCCGGCCACTGTTCGACAAGCCGCTGGCCACCTTGCAGAACGGCGTCTTCCGCCGCCAGACCGCGGGCATCGACCTGACCGAGCTGGCACAGGCCGCCCGCCAGATCATCGGCTCCGGCACGGTGACCCGGCCCGAGCTGGGCAAGGCCCTGGCCGAGCGGTGGCCCGGACGAGACCCGGTGGCGCTGGCACGCTCGGCCCAGCACCTGCTGCCGGTCCTGCACCCGCCCCCGATGGTCTGTGGCGACGGCGCGGCGCCACACCGTTCGTGCTCGCCGAGCACTGGCTGGGCCGGCCGCTAG
- a CDS encoding MXAN_6230/SCO0854 family RING domain-containing protein produces the protein MEQVAQMLLRERLVSPELLAFCPALEPAGPSQEARAVPHPSTADGVLALEADLLRLGYVLSAPLRNRLCELSPADLAHVGRALIHGLLARVGGHVEHVPLFRGFPDTVPADTLEFYVRRVFTVLLQRPEQPCVLCGKVATVRPVSPCAHLVCRACWDGSDFSACPICHGRIDPADPFLKPAGAGSAEAASGTVRVPDRFTLLGLCDDPDAWARDTLTALLSRRGAPRAEDRTAITTLIGCFWPRSAEWLPDRIPARESRAIALAAVVQRGWFEPLARHIDSATDALRLLWTLMGGDPGLRGRPPRRTGIPRPIRRAILAALDRLSLPYLVEDLLRYGEAWKRMAEVLHPHEFHRRYPDAALAFAVVRGTPLERGTPMADALLARAAAYPEVLYLKGGRLRARTFAGRVEAVLRSDPAQALALLARRPGELLRRTADLARRVPAAALADAVRAAAPRVSPAVLIATLGRMRTPPGGTRMFLPRGGAARLWVEPDTRAALPGAAVAAVSVALAEELLRRASALAPVERALIDEELADLLAPIAERSAATSLVRLPRGSVRRIPHGNRIRLFLHWVQPEGVQVDLDLSVALFDDRWRFIGLCDYTNLRLARSAAVHSGDLTSAPGPLGASEFVDLDVPALRTIGGRYAVPVVFSYTGVPFDLLDRGFAGFMETPKGLFDPLAVRQRFDLTGSAKIYVPFVADVRSRTLRWADLTVTAFGRFHNVARHGERLARIASAVEEAFGRGAHVTLWEVARWHAAARAKEVVVRHRDGTATRYVRGPHEDAAAFAVRIGNRSGGEDVRSLDEGDCVADFAALLRDDAPVADGAEVYALHPERLDPAKVRFLDALDLVSRLAPAGASVASA, from the coding sequence ATGGAACAGGTGGCGCAGATGCTGCTGAGGGAGCGGCTGGTGTCACCCGAGCTGCTCGCCTTCTGCCCGGCGCTGGAGCCCGCCGGGCCGTCCCAGGAAGCGCGAGCCGTTCCGCATCCCTCCACGGCGGACGGTGTGCTCGCGCTCGAGGCCGATCTGCTCCGGCTCGGCTACGTGCTGAGCGCGCCGCTGCGGAACCGCCTGTGCGAGCTGAGCCCCGCCGACCTCGCCCACGTCGGCCGGGCCCTCATCCACGGCCTGCTCGCCAGGGTCGGCGGGCACGTCGAGCACGTCCCGCTGTTCCGCGGCTTCCCGGACACGGTGCCCGCCGACACGCTCGAGTTCTACGTGCGCCGGGTGTTCACCGTCCTGCTGCAGCGGCCGGAGCAGCCGTGCGTCCTGTGCGGGAAGGTCGCCACCGTGCGCCCGGTCTCACCCTGCGCCCACCTGGTGTGCCGCGCGTGCTGGGACGGCTCCGACTTCAGCGCGTGCCCCATCTGCCATGGCCGGATCGACCCCGCCGATCCGTTCCTCAAGCCCGCCGGCGCGGGGTCCGCCGAGGCCGCCTCCGGCACGGTGCGGGTACCGGATCGGTTCACCCTGCTCGGGCTGTGCGACGATCCGGACGCGTGGGCCAGGGACACCCTCACGGCGTTGCTGTCCCGGCGGGGAGCGCCGCGGGCCGAGGACCGTACGGCCATCACCACGCTGATCGGCTGTTTCTGGCCCCGGTCGGCCGAATGGCTGCCGGACCGCATCCCCGCCCGCGAGAGCCGGGCCATCGCGCTCGCCGCCGTCGTCCAGCGCGGCTGGTTCGAACCGCTCGCCCGGCACATCGACTCGGCGACCGACGCGCTGCGCCTGCTCTGGACCCTGATGGGCGGTGACCCGGGGCTGCGCGGGCGCCCCCCGCGCCGCACCGGCATACCCCGGCCGATCCGCCGGGCGATCCTCGCCGCGCTCGACCGGCTGTCCCTGCCCTACCTGGTCGAGGACCTGCTCCGGTACGGCGAGGCGTGGAAGCGCATGGCCGAGGTTCTCCACCCGCATGAGTTCCACCGGAGGTACCCGGACGCGGCGCTGGCGTTCGCCGTGGTGCGCGGCACCCCCTTGGAGCGGGGCACGCCGATGGCCGACGCACTGCTCGCCCGGGCCGCGGCGTACCCGGAGGTCCTGTATCTGAAGGGCGGCCGGCTGCGCGCCCGCACCTTCGCTGGCCGGGTCGAGGCCGTGCTGCGGTCCGATCCGGCCCAGGCCCTCGCCCTGCTCGCCCGCCGCCCGGGCGAGCTGCTGCGGCGCACGGCCGACCTGGCGCGCCGCGTGCCGGCCGCCGCGCTCGCCGACGCCGTGCGTGCCGCGGCGCCACGCGTCTCCCCGGCCGTGCTGATCGCGACGCTCGGCCGGATGCGCACGCCGCCGGGAGGCACGCGCATGTTCCTCCCGCGCGGCGGGGCGGCGAGGCTCTGGGTCGAGCCGGACACCCGCGCGGCCCTCCCGGGCGCTGCCGTGGCCGCGGTCTCCGTGGCCCTCGCCGAGGAGCTGCTGCGCCGGGCGTCGGCGCTCGCGCCCGTCGAACGGGCGCTGATCGACGAGGAGCTCGCCGACCTGCTCGCCCCCATCGCGGAACGGTCAGCGGCCACCTCGCTGGTGCGGTTGCCGCGCGGCAGCGTCCGGCGGATCCCGCACGGGAACCGGATCCGGCTTTTCCTGCACTGGGTCCAGCCGGAGGGCGTGCAAGTGGATCTCGATCTGTCCGTGGCCCTCTTCGACGACCGGTGGCGGTTCATCGGGCTGTGCGACTACACCAACCTGCGGCTGGCCCGGAGCGCCGCCGTCCACTCCGGCGACTTGACCTCGGCGCCCGGACCGCTGGGCGCGTCGGAGTTCGTCGATCTCGACGTACCGGCCCTGCGCACCATCGGCGGGCGGTACGCGGTGCCCGTGGTGTTCAGCTACACGGGTGTCCCGTTCGACCTGTTGGACCGCGGCTTCGCCGGGTTCATGGAGACCCCGAAGGGGCTGTTCGACCCCCTCGCCGTACGGCAGCGGTTCGACCTGACCGGCTCGGCCAAGATCTACGTGCCGTTCGTCGCCGACGTGCGGTCACGGACGCTGCGGTGGGCGGACCTCACCGTGACCGCCTTCGGCCGGTTCCACAATGTGGCGCGCCACGGCGAGCGGCTCGCCCGGATCGCATCGGCCGTGGAGGAGGCCTTCGGGCGCGGCGCGCACGTCACCCTGTGGGAGGTCGCCCGCTGGCACGCCGCGGCGCGCGCCAAGGAGGTCGTGGTACGGCACCGCGACGGCACCGCCACCCGCTACGTCCGCGGCCCGCACGAGGATGCCGCCGCCTTCGCCGTCCGCATCGGCAACCGGTCGGGTGGCGAGGATGTCCGGTCCCTCGACGAGGGGGACTGCGTCGCCGATTTCGCCGCCCTGCTCCGGGACGACGCGCCGGTGGCCGACGGGGCGGAGGTCTACGCGCTGCACCCTGAGCGCCTCGACCCGGCGAAGGTGCGGTTCCTCGACGCCCTCGACCTCGTCAGCCGGCTCGCTCCGGCCGGGGCGAGCGTCGCCTCGGCCTGA
- a CDS encoding class I SAM-dependent methyltransferase yields the protein MLTKDVAQAWIDRWDRQQEGYMPDREERFAVLIDAVEAGAGRPDPLVIDLGCGPGSLAVRLLQRLPQATVIAVDTDPVLLALGRAAYGDVPGLIFADLDLRTPGWSARLGLDRPADAAVSTTALHWLAEPDLRAVYKELATVLRPGGLFLDGDQLSLDEHATPTLARLERAVCEFDERRRFAAGRPEDWTAWWDAVTADPALAEAVALRAARSQNGDHGTPETERLGTHVSALRDAGFAEIGTLWQHGDNRLLCAIRS from the coding sequence GTGCTCACCAAGGACGTCGCACAGGCGTGGATCGACCGCTGGGATCGCCAGCAGGAGGGCTACATGCCCGATCGGGAGGAGCGGTTCGCCGTCCTGATCGACGCGGTGGAGGCCGGGGCCGGCCGGCCCGACCCGCTGGTCATCGATCTCGGCTGCGGCCCGGGTTCGCTCGCGGTACGCCTGCTGCAGCGCCTGCCGCAGGCCACCGTCATCGCGGTCGACACCGACCCGGTCCTGCTCGCGCTCGGCCGGGCCGCGTACGGGGACGTGCCCGGCCTGATCTTCGCCGACCTCGACCTGCGCACCCCGGGCTGGAGCGCACGGCTCGGCCTCGACCGGCCCGCCGACGCCGCGGTGAGCACCACCGCGCTGCACTGGCTGGCCGAGCCCGACCTCCGCGCGGTCTACAAGGAGCTCGCCACCGTGCTGCGCCCGGGCGGCCTCTTCCTCGACGGTGATCAGCTCAGCCTGGACGAACACGCCACCCCGACGCTCGCGAGGCTCGAGCGCGCCGTCTGCGAGTTCGACGAGCGGCGGCGCTTCGCCGCCGGGCGGCCCGAGGACTGGACGGCCTGGTGGGACGCGGTCACCGCCGACCCGGCGCTCGCCGAAGCGGTCGCGCTCCGCGCCGCGAGGTCCCAGAACGGCGACCACGGCACCCCCGAGACCGAGCGGCTCGGCACGCACGTCAGCGCGCTCCGGGACGCCGGCTTCGCCGAGATCGGCACGCTGTGGCAGCACGGCGACAACCGCCTGCTCTGCGCGATCCGGTCCTGA
- a CDS encoding CGNR zinc finger domain-containing protein — MNFNSHTDLVVAVVVQLVNALTAGEARGRPYTPPQGEELAAAVTGILRPRPPREVSVAEAAELTAYAQEFRAVFEAVAAGDVDAAAERVNRLLAETDARPHLARHDGEPWHLHFHGPNGTFAADWAAGCATGLAVVLGGEFHDRLGVCTAPRCDRVFVDTSRNGTRRFCSTACQNRVKTAAFRARRA; from the coding sequence GTGAATTTCAACAGTCACACGGATCTGGTGGTGGCGGTGGTCGTCCAGCTCGTCAACGCGCTCACCGCTGGCGAGGCGCGCGGCCGGCCGTACACGCCACCGCAGGGGGAGGAGCTGGCCGCGGCCGTCACCGGCATCCTGCGCCCGCGGCCCCCGCGCGAGGTGAGCGTGGCGGAGGCCGCCGAGCTCACGGCGTACGCGCAGGAGTTCCGCGCGGTCTTCGAGGCGGTGGCCGCGGGCGACGTCGACGCCGCGGCCGAGCGGGTCAACCGGCTGCTCGCCGAGACGGACGCCCGGCCGCACCTGGCGCGGCACGACGGCGAACCGTGGCACCTGCACTTCCACGGCCCGAACGGGACGTTCGCCGCCGACTGGGCCGCCGGCTGCGCCACCGGCCTCGCCGTGGTCCTCGGCGGTGAGTTCCACGACCGGCTGGGGGTGTGCACGGCCCCGCGCTGCGACCGGGTCTTCGTGGACACCTCCCGTAACGGGACCCGCCGGTTCTGCTCGACCGCCTGCCAGAACCGGGTGAAGACGGCCGCGTTCCGCGCCCGCCGGGCGTGA
- a CDS encoding C-terminal binding protein codes for MAPADHAPLAVYADVAELDPAPGVALLERHGFRVRVLGTDDPERIAAEAAGAAVLLIGYCPVTAELLDRLPRLRLICTQSAGYDTVDVAAARERGIWVANVPDAATEEVASHALAMALGLLRGLPFLDRRVRAGEWDGTAERPRRISAATLGIIGMGRIGRRLAGMASGLFGEVLGHDPLAGGAQWPPGVRRVGLRELLSSSDVVSLHVPLTEETRGMLGREELAAMRPGAALANVARGELVDHDALADLLDSGHLMGAALDVLPVEPPPAGWALLRHPRILFTPHAAYLSEHSAASYVLTQAENAVAWLRTGEPIHVVVRGRGDRAGSRQG; via the coding sequence GTGGCGCCGGCTGACCACGCCCCGCTCGCGGTCTACGCGGACGTGGCCGAGCTCGACCCGGCCCCGGGCGTGGCGCTGCTCGAGCGGCACGGCTTCCGGGTCCGGGTCCTCGGCACGGACGACCCGGAGCGGATCGCGGCGGAGGCGGCCGGCGCCGCGGTCCTGCTCATCGGCTACTGCCCGGTGACCGCCGAGCTGCTCGACCGGCTCCCGAGGCTCAGGCTGATCTGCACGCAGTCGGCCGGGTACGACACGGTGGACGTCGCCGCGGCGCGGGAGCGCGGCATCTGGGTGGCGAACGTCCCCGACGCGGCCACGGAGGAGGTCGCCTCGCACGCCCTCGCCATGGCGCTCGGCCTGCTGCGCGGCCTCCCCTTCCTCGACCGCCGGGTGCGCGCCGGGGAGTGGGACGGCACCGCCGAGCGGCCGCGGCGGATCTCCGCGGCGACGCTCGGCATCATCGGGATGGGGCGCATCGGCCGGCGGCTGGCCGGCATGGCCTCCGGACTGTTCGGCGAGGTGCTGGGGCACGATCCGCTGGCCGGCGGCGCGCAGTGGCCGCCGGGCGTGCGCCGGGTGGGCCTGCGCGAGCTGCTCTCCTCCTCCGACGTGGTCAGCCTGCACGTGCCGCTCACCGAGGAGACCCGCGGGATGCTCGGGCGGGAGGAGCTCGCGGCCATGCGGCCGGGGGCGGCCCTGGCGAACGTCGCGCGCGGCGAGCTGGTCGACCACGACGCCCTCGCCGACCTGCTCGACTCCGGCCACCTCATGGGGGCGGCGCTGGACGTGCTCCCGGTCGAGCCGCCGCCCGCGGGCTGGGCGCTGCTGCGGCACCCCCGCATCCTGTTCACCCCGCACGCCGCCTACCTGTCGGAGCACTCGGCCGCGAGCTACGTGCTCACCCAGGCGGAGAACGCGGTCGCCTGGCTGCGCACCGGGGAGCCGATCCACGTGGTCGTCCGGGGGCGCGGGGATCGCGCGGGCTCACGCCAGGGATAG